AACCACTACTCTGCTACCTTCACTTTTGCTTTCGCTTGACTGGCTAACACCTGACCACAGTCCAGTGGACCATCAACTGCCCCCCTCCACCCTTTTTCTCTACCTTTCTACGTACCTACCCATTAAGCTGCCTCAAGGGGAAAAGGGCACTGTAAATCACGAGATCTGCACTtaagacaaaaaagaagaaactcgCATGACTTCGTGTACCTCCTACAGGGCAACGTTGCACTTTGATCCAGGATACACTTTATATCAGGCTCACCCAAACCTTTTCAGTTCAAACACActcaataataacaacaacaacaacaataaaaacatgaatttattaaccctccatttgttttgtttttttgttttttgctgcacCAGAAATATTAACAGCTcaatgtaaactttttttttttcatccttttgtattttattttgaccatTGGAAAATACCCTTTCCCTCTTTTCAGCCCCATGTAAGAAGAATTTTAAGTTAACATAGCTCAGGAAGAAGGGAAAAAGAGAAGGGAGAATTGTTGATGGCaggaagaaggaaggaagggaggaaccaaggagggaggaaggatggaagaaaaagaaaacaaggatgTATGAAAGGAAGCAAAGGACCTcagaaagaagggaaaaaaatgatagaATGAAgggaaaaggaaggaaggaaggaatgaaCGATAAAGGAATGGAGAAATGACTGAAAGAAGGACGGAAGGgacaaaggaaggaaggaaggaaggcagcTAGGAAGGATGGAATGAAGGAAgagtagaaagaaaaaaagaatgtatgaAAGGACAAAAGAAAAGGAGCtcagaaagaaggaaagaagagggggggaaaagacTGGAAGCAAAGAAGGGAGAAAGGAAGAATGAAGACAACAAGGATGTATgaaaggaagaaaggaaaggACCTCAGAAGAAGGATGTAATGatggaaaaaagaagagaggaagaaagggaggaaggatggaaggaagcAAGGGTCTCACTTCCATTCCACCAGGTCAACACACACGAAAACCCATACCTGGCCTTGAAACCGGAAcaaaaaaccctaacccagactcGAAAACCTTAACTTGAAATTTAAATCCTGAAACATGGCTAGAAATAcgattttgaaaccctaacactgtcttgaaaccttattccccccccccccccccccgagcatTTACGAGACTGAACTGGGTTTAATAAAAGTgataaaatgcaacaaaaaaaaaaaaaaaaaaattaaagtgtaCAAATACTTTGGCAAAAGTAAAAAGACAGAAAACGCTCAATCCCaattgtttttctcatttaaagaaaatatattttctagactttaaaactttaaaactcAATTTCATCCGCAACACAGCAGAAGGGTTCATGTGAATTTGGAGCGTCTCTAGGAAGAACTCCACGGTGGTCCATTTTAGCTCCCGAGCCACAGTTTGAGAGGCTCtgctttaaaagaaaatgtcactCTATTTTCCCGcatagaaatgaatggaaaatgatGCGGTTCTGCAAACCTCAGTGAGGgacagaagggggggggggcaggggggggacgacgacgacaacttCCCTAACATTTGGAACACAATGAAAAGTAACCAGCTGCGtgcacaaatttaaaaatagaacTTTAGCATGAGCCTGCAAATATGTGCGCAAAGTCAGTAATGTACACATTTAAAAGCATGCACCATCTATGTtgcaataataatgacaatcatCAAAAGCCTACCTGAGGGTTTGAAGCTCCATCGCGTCGCCGGTGTTAAGTCTCCGCGTCTCTCTGCTGCAGTGCGCtgtgagaggggggaaaaaaaaaaaaaaaaaaaagtgtgtgtaggGGGTGGTGGGCGATTTAGTTGCACCGCGCTGCAGGTCCTGCAAGGGAGCTGCGACCCGCTCGACGCGCActggaagagaaagagagaaaagcagTTGAAAGGCAACAAACTGcaccctcttcttcttcttcttcttcttcttcttgcgcATGCTTGTCAAgcagggaaggagggagggaagaTATCAAATGCATGATGCTGATGTCTTTGTAGTGGCCTTTTATTTGGGTTTTAACCTGCAGGGGGGGGGACATATAAATGCAAAAATGCACTAAAGTGTGCactttgattttttggggggcccttaaaaaaatctttcaagTAGTACCCtgtcgaaaaaaaataaacccaaaAGGCTTAACCAGTTCAAAAGTGTGTCAAAAAGTGTGTACGGTCACTATTTGCTTGCAGTACCTCGTTACGCACAGGAGGGGGCGCTGTGGTGAAAAAAGCTTCAAAGTGTGactcaactggaaaaaaaagcgTGTTGTAACACCTACTACATACCCTGCGAGTGTGATGAAAAGTGAAGGTGTTGAAATCTTTTACTTGGGAAAGTGCAGCTGCTGAAACGCACACACATACCCACAGGTGTGACTATAAGTGTGGGTGTCAAAACACccacactcccccccccccccccccccctgcccttAATGAGTGCAACAAAGAGTGTTGATGTTGAAACCTTTCATCAAGAAAAGTGTGGATGTTGAAATCCCCCACAGGTGCAACACCTCTGCCTCACTGCAACTTAAATACCGGTAATACTTTGCCGGGAACTCACTCACAACACGCATTGCCACAATTGAAAAAGTATCGGTATGTTGGTGGGTGTTGCTgctttggttagcaacagagctcTTTTTGTATCTTTTGTGGCACGGTTAGCCTGCCGATAGCGTACTTGTGAGCTGTGCTGAATGGCGCTTTGTGGTGCGCACCTGAGGAATCTAACACCCGCACAACAGCACGGTCCCATCTAAGAGGCCAACGTCAACGCTGACCTGGCGGAAAAGAAAAGGAcctgccgtgtgtgtgtgtgtgtgtgtgtgggtgtgcgttcTCGTTCGCTGCCAACTCCATTTTGCGGCTGTTAAAAGTGATCTATGCTGGTTATTAAATGGAGGCGACACTCGGCTCACGGGGGAAGGTGGTCTTATCTCAACGTTTCATACTATACGACAAGATATCCGACTACAAATCATCCATCACCATCCATGTACTATcaatcattccatccatcctgCATTCATCCATGTCATCCGTCTactacccatccatccacctatcatccatccatactCATCTTTCAATCCATCCAAAAACAAATCATccattcaataaaaaatactgtacgtatagtagtgtctgtgtacatgcaaGCACCTTTAAGAGGTGGGGCCTATTGAGGAGGCGTGTGATGTCAGCGattctgtgtgtgagtgtcagggcttgagctgtggccgacagcagcttctgcgtgAGTGTGATCggtttgttttattgttctccCAGCGTGCAaccgtggctctcctttccctcACGCGAGGGCATCACAGTCAGTATGCTGTAAGAACTTGGGGGAAATAAATTGCTTAAAAAGATGTGCTATAGCGGGAGAACACTATTAAACTTCCATATATCCATCATATCTAATCAGCGGTCCATCCTCTACCAAACAGGCAACGCAAGAACATACCGTCTTTCTCGGCTTGTAATTCCAGCACACTGCCGAGGTCACGCGTACACACAGGAATCCACCGGGGGATTAAAACCAACTAAATTAGAACAAACGCAAATGACCTCTCCGAGTGTCATCCAGGCTAACATGACATTTTCCAGCACTGCCTTCAAACAACTCTGTGATTAAAACGCTGCCCAGTTTAGCTCATTAGGTCACCGCCATGACTCAAACGCAGCAATTTGGTTTCCTCAAAGCATCTTCAGATCTTGAAAACAACTCTGCATGTACGTTGAGCACACAGAGACACCAGGATGGATATTTTAATCACAAGATGTTGAGAATGCATGTCATTGGAAAAATATTCTTCATTCACCTTAATGTAATCCCAGACGGACACTGAGCCTTTGAGTCATTTTTCTTCCTgtaagaagcaaaaaaaaaaaaaaaaaaaaaccctcaaaagCTACTTTCCGCTGACTGGCACTTTTATTCCCTCTTGGATGCGAACAAGGCAGAATGGATGGTGGAAGGGAGAGGGGGTGgtctcggggaaaaaaaaattgcttcccTCAACGCCACGTTGGCCATGTTACTGCACTGACCGGTAATGTCGGCAAATACAGACTGTGACGCATTCAATGACTTTGGCAGCTGGAAACAGTCAAAAAAATACCCCCACCAAAAAAGACCAATTTCTCACTGGAAATCATGGAAAGTGGATTAATCGGTCCATAAAATCTGTATTAACTATAAGGCAATCTTTTCATTGACGTTTTAACGTTTCTCGTTGTcattcaagtgtaaaaagaactTGAATATTATAAAGTACAACTACTCACCAATTTGAAGACATCTGACACGTCATCGATGAACcacacaggcaatgttttaagtgtaCAGTAAAGTTTAATATTATCTTACAAGTGATAAAAACAAGAGgtgcaaaaataaagtaaaacaactCACCCTTTACACGGCCATACAATTATAAAGAGACATTAACCAGGGTATCATGAAcctaaaaagtaaaagtactcagtaagtggaaaatatttttggtaacATTTTAACTGTCCTAATAGTCATCCGTTTGTCAACAGAGGTTAATTActgtcagaaaaaaagtaaaataaagtaaaactacttacCCTTTGACGGCAACAGACAAAACACGTAACGAATGGGGAACAGGAACACTGCTGTTGACTAGGCTGCAtattagtcattacagtggaaaGCTGGACTTTGAAGAGTGGTTTGTCTGTGTGCTTGATGTGAAGTTTGCACAACCAGTCAAAATCTGTTTTCTTCTCTATTTGTTAAGTCTTGAGGTAAAGTTGCACATCAGCCACGACAGCAATTCAAAAtctgtttccttccttccttcttggTGTCAAAGTTAGGAGTCAGTCAGTACAGTGGACAGCTATTACAAAGATATTTTCTTCTATACGAGTGAGTCTTTATGTCAATGTTGTGTCAATTTTATTTCGAGCTTACACTGAAATGTTCTTTGTTATAGTTTTCTGGATGCAGGTAGTGGAGAGGGGGTGTGTTAACTGGATGCTGAAGAGCGTGGGTGGCACAGAAAAGTCTCGTTTTATTGCATGTGGGCTTTTTATGAAATACTATGGCCATCATTAGCAACCATGCTGTAATTGGCACTTAAAGGGCAGCAAGCTCTTTTCAAAAGGTAGCACGATTTATAAGCCCCAACAGTATAGgtttacatacaaacacacatttgtatatttattatatatattaataataaaaataaatacaaataaaaaaaactaaaaatcaaCCAATAAAGCTCAGCATTGAGCTGAGCTTTCAGCTGATTCATACTTGTGGCCATGTGAGAAACGTCAAGTCCATTCTTTTGTGTCACTTTCTCTCACGGTGAAATTCCTGACTCGTTAAGTTTTCCAAATTATATGTCTGCCTTTGGCTTTTAAAAGCAGCGTTAAGTGGAAGTTTTACCACGCAGTAAACAGTAAAAGAAATATGCTTAAAATAGCTCTGAATGTTCCTGAACTATGTATTTTTGTGCAATGTAAATATGAAAGGCAGATTGCTCTATTTAGACAAAGAGATGCTGCATGGACTATTAAATGTGGCATTTATTCATGATATAACAACAATACACAgtccattttaaacaaaaaagggaaaatggGCACACAAGAGCATCTGCCGTCCAGGCTCAGTACCAGTAGGACCGCCGGTGCCGCCTGTCCTCCTGGATGCCCATCTTCTCCATCACCTCCTCCTCTAGGGTCTTCAATGAGGGCGTGTAGGTCTTCTCCACTGTGTCCTCTGGGCTGGTGTCTTTGGGACCATCTAAACCAATAAAATATTTGAGAAAATGgcaatcttaaaaaaaataaaataaaacaaaaaaaagattccctCAATGGCTTCCTCACCTTTCCACTGTAGAGGCACGATGCCGTCTCGCCGCTCCACCACCGGTTTGGGGATGACGCGACCGGTCCGGAGCGACACTCGCACCCTCTCGCCCTCCTCCGTGAACCTCCACTCCACTTCAGTCGGCTTCCTAGAAGAGGACGGGAGGggggttaaaataaataaataaataaaaagtaaaaaaagttttGGGTTTAGATCCAAAGCACACAGGATTCAGGGAGTGGATTACAGGACTGCCCTTTTAAAAGCAAGAGTGAGAAATGCACCAATACCATTACAGTCCTGATGGAGTAACATTAGTTTTCAAGTTTTGACATTAAGCACAGATGAACAGCACCACTGAATAGCTGTTCACTATAGTGACTGATGCGCTACTTCCACATTAAGCATATAGATGAGCACAGCTGTTCAAGCGCTGTCGTGAGCACAATACGTGAAAAATGAACACAGCGCGGTGGTACCGGTCCGCGGGGTCGACGAGGCCGACATCCCGCAGCAGGATGGGAGCTTCGCTGGCGATGTAGGTCCCGCGATAATCCCCACTTTTTCCGATGTACCTATAATGCTTTAATGCAAAGCAATAGGtcatgaaaaaatatgtatgattattattatatacaaaatataaataaatgcaggTTTACCGTATTGAGACCTTCCAGTATGACCCAGTTTCTGTGTCTGAAGACTTGGGTGACTTTCCCCTGTTTGCCTTTATCCTTCCCAGACAGAATCTCCACCTGAGGGACACACcagatgaaatatttcatgacaaaGATATGATAAGTCTTTATTAGTGGCATCTGTAAAACTGATTTTTATGTTGGGGTTCAAACagagaatattttaaaatgttgaaaaaaagaaaaggaaaaaaaaaagggaaataaaattatatagCGCAGACAAGGCACCGATTAAGCTGCGATTTGCAGCGGAGCTGCACGAGACACTGCTATCCTCCAGTAAGTAATGGGAGTCATAATACAACAACTATTACTACTGCATTTTAGTCAAACTCTTTTCGCTTCTATGAATGGCTGGATTATAcagccccctggtggccaaagtGTGCACACAAGAATGGACATTAaggcatgaaatcatgatgcaaaaactgttcaattcttTCCATTCTATTGAATTGCGTTATaaactatgtttttataaaatacaatactgcagagtgctatttttctatttacaaatgttttttgtggggCTGGGACAGATTAAAGGTATTTCCATGTGGAAAGATGAGTTGTTAAACAAGTGTTAAATTATTAACGtagtcacggaacgaattactATTAGTCGTAGTAGTATCAATTAAATAATACGATATAATCTGCTTGGACAAATTTTGAGTGGgtattacagttttttttatatttcgtcatctaaacaaatataaaactaGAGTTACACATTACGTTATAAATTATTCTAATTCATTGGagcagaacaattaaaacaTGTGATAACATGAGAAAAGCTTTCTggcaacaaataataatttggagTTCAATTATTTGTTGGACAGCAACTGCTGCAACATTAGTATAATATAATTTGGTTTATTATACAGATTTACAAACcgtcttccccccccccgacaaaaatgttttttttcttttttaaattgtagttattatttccctcagagggccgttagaaaccatataaatgcttaatcatcaccaaaacattaccattacacaacaaattaagGGCTAACtagtttgaaatcagaagacaaggataatagtttgttcaagtattgtttaagttactgtagaagaaggttttggtaacagaaaaatgcaatagctcaacattattgtttattattatgacaatttggaatttgggtacagatttgagcacaaatcacggaagttgacgagcatgattttctttcgcgggccacataaattgatgtggcgggccgcatctggcccccgggccttgagtttgacaccatgcTCTACagcaacagtactcttactGGAGTACATTTTTTGGCGACTCCATCTCTGACGAATACCAAGTATGCTGAGTATTTTGTACTCACCGTGTCCCCTCGGAGCACAGACCAGTCCTCGGAGGCGATGGGCTCCACGAACACTTTTTTCCGCCTCTTGCCCGGGGGATTGAGCCGCTTGGCAGCCACGGTCCACGGCCTATTGGTTCCGTAGCGATAGTCCTTGGGCACCACCACCCGGGCGGCGACGGACAGCACCGCCGTCAGCCTCATGACGCCGACCGGCTGCTATGAAGGAATGGCTGGAAGCTATTAGCAGTTAGCCGAAAGATACAACGACAGACGCTAGGCTAACGTGAGCGTGTTGCTAAACTGCGAATAAACTCCGCCCACCTGTGTGCCATAGTAGCTTTTTAACATCCCTATAGGCTTAATATTAAAGtaaattacatttataaaaGGAATCATACCAAACCAATCCACCATTCTTACCTTCTTCTCAATGTCACGaagtgaggaagaggagcaaaGGGCAGCAGCGCCACCTATAGACTGGAAGATTACAACTGCGCATGCGCGGTAGCCTAACGGCGCTGAACAGTTTACACCAGTTCGACCCCATTGCGCATGCGTACTACCCAAAAGGCGCTCATCCGCAGACTGGAAACCGAGAGCAGAAACCATTTAGGCCCTATTGTCAAACTACTCAACCTGTTGTCAGTGTCGTTGAGACATTTTATGGACCCTAAAGGGACATTTAAACACATGGAAAAAGCAGAAATTGCCGacatatttaatcatttgtcaTACAGACAGCTACAAGACTTTGTAGTAAACATGTTTAATAAATGGACCAGCAGCTACAATATTAAACTAAGCGCAGCATATCCAAAGTaacagggagggaaaaaaactgaaagcaACAATTACACTCAGAGAACAAATCAATTTGCTGTTTACTTTTAAACTGCAGTGTGGAACGTTGATGCATGATGTGTGTCAAGGTCACATATTGACCACATTATATACAcgcttacatttttttgttcttttacttCGCCAGCTCCCAGCGGTCACACATTGCGGGAGATacatgtgggggggggggggaaacgacgATGTCACACATTGAACAAACTAATAAAACACTCTTGTTTAAAACATCACACTGTTGTTCAACATAAGACTTGTACATAACtacagtgggggtgggggggacttaGATTCCAGTTAAGCAATTTTGgagagatgaaaaaaataatgtttttttaaaacaaaaatttttcAACAGATGCTTCACTATCTAAACCAAAACACTTGTATGCTCATATACCATATTTCTGCAAATAGTTGCCAAGGTGAGGTTTTTACTTCCTCAACTGCAAATGGTGGAGGTGCACTTGTGGAATATATTACAACGTATGCCAAGTGAAAGTGGACTTTAAAGCTAAATAATTAGGCTATTAGGCAAGCTGGACTAACAAACCGTGGGATTTGAACATGgccgcacacaacattgtggagccaCCACACGGAACGCTCAGATTGCCAACATTTAAAATACTTGCCAAGACTACACTCTTGAGTCGCGTTTACATGCTGCTATTTTGGTTAGCAATGGAGTTCAAATGCGATCGAGTGTCCATGTAAATAGTATGAactaaataattacaattacagtAGTTTTTGTTGTTCTACTCCTGACCAGTCAGTTTGAGAGAAGTGTGGACTTGGTCAACTAGTtcgctatttgaggaaatactgtaCACGTGAAAGCTGACCAAACTGGGACAGTCAAATGCAATGAAGTCAAATGttcacaatgacatcatcaacacattattttttttgtggtcataATCATATTGAATGGAGGTAAGATGAACTTGATGTGTCAACGTTTGAAATGGTTTAATTGGGCTACACGCTAACAGGGCCAAGCATGCGGGAATGTCTTTTCTGCTTCCGACTATGACACACAATCCTCTGAAGTAGTAACATATCTAAACGCTAAAATTGTCGCTCTCAGACGGGgtctaaatatatatttatataatatattcaaTACACAACCAGATGTTATATTAATCACACGTGGGCACCCTCAACGAGCACACCACCACCAAAAGTAAGCAATCAAATACCACCGTACACTGAACAAGACTATGTTGAACAGCAGGGTTTCCCAAACACAAAATAGACACCTATTGTCAAGAGTATTCATGATTTATttgaagtagtttttttttttttaaattaacgtTTTGTAgtaaatgcaaatttttttttgtttatatacaGCTGTATGTCGATGTGATGGCAATACGTGATATATACTTTGGGAAACCCCGACCGACTACGTAAACGGGATCGAAACTTAAGAATCCACATTTTCATGTAGGACGTCGAGCAGCTAATGCAAAACAACCAGCAGTAAAACACTTAAATTTAAAGCTGTAAGcatgagtgaaaatgttttcctcttATCATATACAATATTACAATATCCAGAATTGGAGATCTCTAAACAAGAGTATTTTCAAATCTTGAGCTCCCCCTTTTTGCTTATTTGTCGTCTATTTATGTTTGACACCTGGCATTCACGCCGTGTAATTATTTAATTGCacttggaaataaaaaatatgtacacacCAAAATCCCCATTTATAAACGAGCCCTCAACAGCTCAATTGGTTTTGATATCTGATCGCTATTATTACTATTGGGATATATGATATCCCAATTTGACAAATGAACATTTGTTTGTCTCccaatacaaacatttttgttgttgttgttgaaaatattAATTGAACTTGTGAAATCTGGCTTCCTGCATGTCAGGGTGTCCGCGCTTCCGTTGCAGGTGAGAAGCATCGACGGGTTTTTGTCTTGAGGGGTTGACGTTAAGCGCTCTCTGTTACAGCCTGCAAGGGAAGCAGAAAAAACATGTTGTTACGACTAAGATATGTTTGTTAATATGAAAATCTGCAACTTCCTAATAGAAAAGTAGCGCTATTTTTCCATTATACAGAGCTTTGACAtcaccttgtggcatcttagggcagAAATAGCAAATAGGTGATTTGAAAAACAGAGGATGAGTTAAACAAAACAGTGGGCCACTACATAAGAAAATTTGTTGAATAAATATGGGCTTGTGATAAGTGCTTAATTATCGGTAGGGTGGGACGTTGCTGCAAGAATGATTCACTGCGATCTTGAGTGCGCTAGTGGTATTACAACTTGCCTTTTCCGCTGATTGCTTCCCTGGTGGTGCGGTGTCGTCCTTATCGCCCGCCTTGGGTGCGGCCACGTCGTTGACCTTGCCCTCCGTCTTGGCGTTGTCTACGTCGGAAGCACCCTCAGCCTCCGCGTCCTTCGGCCTCTTGGGCGACACCTGAGAGAGACGATGATAACGTTGGTGTCATGACAGATGGGTAAAGTGAACttggaaattatatatatattttttaattttagcatttttccTCTACTCTGAACAAGGACCGATTCTCTGATGTTTtttaaagattatcctgagcgattatcccgTGGTGTTAAGAGTGACTTTCCCTCCCAGATGGGCTCTGGAAACGATTGGGACTGACAATCACAGTTGTTAAACCTGTCCAGCGTTCACAATatttgtgtgtggtgaactTCAGTTCGGCTGATCAACAGCCCCTGTAAATGTGAGGTGAAAAAGCAACAATAGCCAACTAGGAAATTACCTGACAATTACAAGTAAACTATTAGCAGATAAACTAACGGTTAGCGTAGCATCTTCCATTTCATATACTACTACTCTTTCCTTTGCATTTTCAGGCAGTCTGGATATCCTGTGGCaacatgctgcctctcacaggtcagtcttggtactacgacagacaTCTGGAGGAGCGTCCACCACAACAATAGTAAATACACACCAGCCAATTGCTTTCCTTGccatgtgtggggtctctcacattctAAAAATAGGTTCCAAGgttaaaaatgtgtatgtgcgGGACACTCACCTCCGCCGACTCATTCGCCTTGCGTTTACTTCCCCC
This is a stretch of genomic DNA from Phycodurus eques isolate BA_2022a chromosome 20, UOR_Pequ_1.1, whole genome shotgun sequence. It encodes these proteins:
- the mrpl24 gene encoding large ribosomal subunit protein uL24m, which codes for MRLTAVLSVAARVVVPKDYRYGTNRPWTVAAKRLNPPGKRRKKVFVEPIASEDWSVLRGDTVEILSGKDKGKQGKVTQVFRHRNWVILEGLNTHYRYIGKSGDYRGTYIASEAPILLRDVGLVDPADRKPTEVEWRFTEEGERVRVSLRTGRVIPKPVVERRDGIVPLQWKDGPKDTSPEDTVEKTYTPSLKTLEEEVMEKMGIQEDRRHRRSYWY